In the Takifugu flavidus isolate HTHZ2018 chromosome 11, ASM371156v2, whole genome shotgun sequence genome, one interval contains:
- the emx2 gene encoding homeobox protein EMX2 — MFQPTPKRCFTIESLVAKDNPVPASRSEEPIRPAALSYANSGQMNPFLNGFHSSGRGVYSNPDLVFAEAVSHPPNSAIPVHPVAPPHALAAHPLTSSHSPHPLFGSQQRDPSTFYPWLLHRYRYLGHRFQGNETSPESFLLHNALARKPKRIRTAFSPSQLLRLEHAFEKNHYVVGAERKQLAHSLSLTETQVKVWFQNRRTKFKRQKLEEEGSESQQKKKGSHHVNRWRLATKQSSPEEIDVTSDD; from the exons ATGTTTCAACCTACACCCAAGAGGTGTTTTACTATAGAGTCTTTAGTGGCGAAGGATAATCCTGTACCGGCGTCCCGGTCCGAGGAGCCCATCAGGCCAGCAGCTCTCAGCTATGCAAACTCAGGCCAGATGAATCCTTTTCTCAACGGCTTCCACTCCAGCGGTCGAGGGGTCTATTCTAACCCAGACTTGGTGTTCGCTGAGGCGGTCTCTCATCCGCCAAACTCCGCCATCCCGGTGCACCCGGTGGCCCCGCCGCACGCTCTGGCCGCGCACCCCCTTACATCCTCACACAGTCCGCACCCGCTTTTTGGCAGCCAGCAAAGGGACCCGTCAACTTTCTACCCCTGGTTATTACACAGATATAGGTACTTGGGCCACAGATTTCAAG GTAATGAAACAAGTCCAGAGAGTTTTCTTTTACACAACGCCCTGGCCAGAAAGCCCAAAAGAATCCGGACAGCTTTTTCACCTTCGCAGCTCCTGCGGCTCGAACACGCGTTTGAGAAAAACCATTATGTGGttggagcagagaggaaacagcTCGCACACAGCCTTAGTCTGACAGAAACTCAG gtAAAAGTGTGGTTTCAGAACCGGAGGACTAAGTTCAAGCGACAGaagttggaggaggagggctcTGAGtctcagcagaagaagaaaggatCGCATCACGTAAACCGGTGGAGACTGGCGACGAAACAGTCGAGCCCGGAGGAAATTGATGTCACTTCggacgattaa
- the eif3s10 gene encoding eukaryotic translation initiation factor 3 subunit A isoform X1 has product MPAYFQRPENALKRANEFLEVGKKQPALDVLYDVIKSKKHRTWQKIHEPIMLKYLELCVDLRKSHLAKEGLYQYKNICQQVNIKSLEDVVRAYLKLAEEKTETAKEESQQMVLDIEDLDNIQTPESVLLSAVSGEDTQDRTDRLLLTPWVKFLWESYRQCLDLLRNNSKVERLYHDIAQQAFKFCLQYTRKAEFRKLCDNLRMHLGQIQRHHNQSTAINLNNPESQSMHLETRLVQLDSAISMELWQEAFKAVEDIHGLFSLSKKPPKPQLMANYYNKVSTVFWKSGNALFHACTLHRLYHLSREMRKNLTQEEMQRMSTKVLLATLSIPITPERTDIARLLDMDGIIVEKHRRLATLLGLQSPPTRQSLINDMVRFNLLQYVVPEVKELYNWLEVDFHPLKLSGRVTKVLNWVRDQAEKEADLQQYVPHLQSNTILRLLQQVAQIYQSIEFTRLASLVPFVDAFQLERSIVDAARHCDLQVRTDHTTRTLSFGSDLNYSTKEDSPVGPFLQKMPSEQIRNQLTAMSASLAKAIQVIKPASILQERDDQSQQAIAAYLKNARKDHQRILARRQTIEERKERLESLNIQREKEELEQREAEMQKVRKAEEERLRLEAKEREKERIMQEHEQIKKKTVRERLEQIKKTELGAKAFKDIDIEDLEELDPDFIMAKQVEQLEKEKKELQERLKNQEKKIDYFERAKRLEEIPPIKKAYEEQRVKDMELWELQEEERISNMKVEREKALEHKKRMSRMMEDKENFLSKITAARSFIYKEKLKAFEERLVEERKKRLEERRKQRKEERRNTYYRQKEEEEQRIHEEQLKKEREERERLEQEQREEEEREYQERLRKLEEQERKQRARQQEIEERERRREEERRGQTEEKPKDSGEKEEGVWRRRTEGESEWRRPGADKEWRPEGRDEDREEKESSFRRGEGSRRGGDDRAIRRGFDDDRGPRRGMDDDQGPRRGGDDDRGPRRGFDDDRGPRRGEDDRGPRRGFDDDRGPRRGFDDDRGPRRGFDDDRGPRRGGDDDRAGRRGFDDDRGPRRGFDDDRGPRRGMDDIRGPRRGADDDWGSRRDEDRGGRRGMDDGPRRGEDSKPWKPLGRPGGWREREKAREESWGPPRGDDEGDDADESERSSDRFRDRRPQRDDTWRRAAPDEGSSWRDSRRDDADREDRRDRDDRRERDDRRDRDDRRERVDRDRRDDREPRGPIRSQEEGNSWRRGGEDKREERDRERPKDRDEHDAEEEKGWRVDKENPRRIKNETDDDGWTTVRR; this is encoded by the exons ATGCCGGCGTACTTTCAGAGGCCAGAGAATGCTCTGAAACGCGCGAACG AATTTCTTGAGGTCGGCAAGAAGCAGCCCGCCTTGGATGTTCTGTATGATgtcattaaaagcaaaaaacacCGAACATGGCAGAAGATCCACGAACCCATCATGCTCAAGTACCTGGAGCTCTGCGTGGATCTCCGGAAGAGTCACCTGGCCAAAGAGGGTCTCTACCAGTACAAGAACATTTGTCAGCAG GTGAACATTAAATCTCTGGAAGATGTAGTAAGAGCTTACCTTAAACTGGCAGAGGAGAAAACTGAGACAGCCAAGGAAGAATCTCAGCAGATGGTTCTGGACATTGAGGATCTGGACAACATTCAGACTCCTGAGAG TGTACTTCTAAGTGCTGTAAGTGGAGAGGACACTCAGGATCGTACTGACCGCCTGCTTCTCACTCCTTGGGTGAAGTTCTTGTGGGAGTCCTACCGCCAGTGCCTGGACCTGCTGCGAAACAACTCCAAAGTGGAGCGCTTGTACCATGACATCGCTCAGCAAG CGTTCAAGTTTTGCCTTCAGTACACCCGCAAAGCAGAGTTCCGCAAGCTTTGTGACAACTTGCGTATGCACTTGGGTCAGATCCAGCGCCACCACAACCAGAGCACCGCCATTAATCTCAACAACCCTGAAAGCCAGTCCATGCACCTGGAGACACGCCTGGTGCAGCTGGACAGTGCTATAAGCATGGAATTGTGGCAG GAAGCATTTAAGGCTGTGGAGGATATCCATGGcctcttctctctttccaaGAAGCCTCCCAAACCACAGCTCATGGCCAACTACTACAACAAGGTGTCTACAGTCTTCTGGAAATCTGGAAATGCTCTCTTCCATGCCTGCACCCTCCATCGCCTCTATCACCTTTCAAGAGAAATGCGCAAAAATCTGACCCAGGAGGAAATGCAGAG AATGTCCACCAAAGTCCTCCTTGCCACGCTGTCTATTCCCATCACCCCCGAGCGCACTGACATTGCTCGGCTGCTCGACATGGATGGCATCATTGTGGAAAAGCACCGCAGACTGGCCACCCTCCTGGGGCTGCAGTCTCCACCAACTCGACAAAGTCTAATTAATGACATG GTGAGGTTTAATTTGCTGCAGTATGTTGTTCCCGAAGTTAAAGAACTCTACAACTGGCTTGAAGTAGACTTTCACCCCCTGAAGTTGAGTGGAAGAGTGACCAAG GTGTTGAACTGGGTAAGAGATCAAGCTGAGAAGGAGGCTGATCTGCAGCAATATGTCCCTCACCTGCAGAGTAACACCATCTTAAGGCTCCTTCAGCAG GTTGCACAGATATATCAGAGTATTGAGTTCACCCGTCTGGCCTCTCTGGTTCCATTTGTGGATGCCTTCCAGCTGGAACGCTCCATTGTGGATGCTGCTCGGCACTGCGATTTGCAG GTCCGTACAGATCACACCACTCGCACTCTGAGCTTTGGGTCTGATTTGAACTACTCTACCAAAGAGGATTCCCCAGTTGGCCCTTTTCTACAGAAAATGCCCTCCGAGCAAATCAGGAACCAGCTGACTGCCATGTCTGCATCATTGGCCAAAGCTATCCAGGTCATCAAGCCTGCCTCCATCCTG CAAGAGCGTGATGACCAGAGCCAACAGGCTATTGCCGCCTACTTAAAAAATGCTCGCAAAGATCATCAACGGATTTTGGCTCGTAGACAGACCattgaagaaagaaaggagcGCCTGGAGAGCCTGAACATCCAGCGTGAGAAGGAGGAACTGGAGCAGCGAGAGGCTGAGATGCAAAAGGTTCGCAAGGCTGAGGAGGAGCGTCTGCGCTTGGAGGccaaggagagagaaaaagagcgCATCATGCAGGAACACGAGCAGATCAAGAAGAAGACAGTCCGTGAACGTTTGGAGCAAATTAAGAAGACTGAACTCGGAGCAAAAGCTTTCAAGGACATTGATATTGAG GACCTTGAGGAGCTTGATCCTGACTTCATTATGGCAAAGCAGGTGGAACAGCttgagaaggagaagaaggagcttCAAGAGCGTCTTAAAAACCAGGAGAAGAAG ATTGATTACTTTGAGAGAGCAAAACGTCTCGAAGAGATTCCGCCGATAAAGAAGGCCTACGAGGAGCAGCGCGTGAAGGACATGGAGCTGTGGGAGTtgcaggaagaagaaagg ATCAGCAATATGAAAGTTGAAAGAGAGAAAGCTCTTGAGCACAAGAAACGCATGTCCAGGATGatggaagacaaagaaaacttCTTATCCAAAATCACTGCCGCCCGTAGCTTCATCTACAAG GAAAAACTGAAAGCTTTTGAGGAGCGcttggtggaggagaggaagaagcgcttggaagaaaggaggaaacagCGCAAAGAGGAGCGACGCAACACTTACTACCgccagaaagaggaagaggagcagcgtATCCATGAGGAGCAGCTCAAGAAAG AGCGTGAGGAGCGTGAACGCCTTGAACAGGAGCagcgagaagaggaggagcgcgAGTATCAGGAGCGACTGCGTAaattggaggagcaggagcgaaAACAGCGTGCCCGCCAGCAAGAAATTGAAGAGCGAGAACGCCGGCgcgaggaagagaggagaggccaAACTGAAGAAAAACCCAAG GACTCTGGTGAAAAGGAAGAAGGAGTGTGGCGGAGGCGCACAGAGGGTGAATCGGAATGGCGGCGCCCCGGTGCTGACAA GGAATGGAGACCGGAAGGTCGTGATGAGGAccgagaggagaaagagagttCCTTCAGACGAGGCGAGGGATCTCGCAGGGGCGGAGATGATAGAGCTATCCGTCGTGGCTTTGATGACGACCGAGGTCCACGCCGCGGAATGGACGATGACCAGGGTCCACGCCGTGGGGGCGATGATGACCGAGGTCCCCGTAGAGGCTTTGATGATGATCGCGGCCCTAGGAGGGGTGAAGATGACCGTGGCCCCAGGCGTGGCTTTGACGACGATCGTGGCCCCAGGCGTGGCTTTGACGACGATCGTGGCCCCAGACGTGGCTTTGATGATGACCGTGGTCCCAGGAGAGGTGGAGATGACGACCGCGCCGGAAGACGTGGCTTTGATGACGATCGTGGTCCTAGACGTGGCTTTGATGATGACCGAGGTCCCCGTAGAGGAATGGATGACATAAGAGGTCCTAGGCGTGGGGCAGATGATGACTGGGGTTCCAGAAgagatgaggacagaggtggaagGAGAGGCATGGATGATGGACCGCGTCGTGGCGAGGACTCCAAACCCTGGAAGCCTCTGGGGAGACCTG GTGGTTGGCGTGAGCGAGAGAAGGCTCGTGAGGAGAGTTGGGGTCCTCCTCGTGGTGACGATGAAGGCGAcgatgctgatgagtccgaaAGATCCAGCGATCGCTTCAGAGACCGTCGTCCTCAAAG GGACGAcacctggaggagagcagcccCAGATGAGGGATCCTCGTGGCGAGATAGTCGAAGAGATGATGCTGACCGTGAAGACCGCCGCGATCGCGACGACCGGCGCGAGCGCGACGACCGGCGTGACCGTGACGACCGCCGCGAGCGTGTTGACAGAGACCGTAGGGATGACCGTGAACCTAGAGGTCCAATTAGAAGTCAGGAGGAAG GCAATTCCTGGCGTCGTGGAGGTGAAGACAAGAGGGAGGAACGGGACAGAGAGCGACCCAAGGACAGAGATGAACACgatgcagaggaagagaagggttGGCGTGTAGACAAAGAAAACCCTCGTCGCATCAAGAACGAAACAGACGACGATGGTTGGACCACTGTCCGCCGCTGA
- the eif3s10 gene encoding eukaryotic translation initiation factor 3 subunit A isoform X2, with amino-acid sequence MPAYFQRPENALKRANEFLEVGKKQPALDVLYDVIKSKKHRTWQKIHEPIMLKYLELCVDLRKSHLAKEGLYQYKNICQQVNIKSLEDVVRAYLKLAEEKTETAKEESQQMVLDIEDLDNIQTPESVLLSAVSGEDTQDRTDRLLLTPWVKFLWESYRQCLDLLRNNSKVERLYHDIAQQAFKFCLQYTRKAEFRKLCDNLRMHLGQIQRHHNQSTAINLNNPESQSMHLETRLVQLDSAISMELWQEAFKAVEDIHGLFSLSKKPPKPQLMANYYNKVSTVFWKSGNALFHACTLHRLYHLSREMRKNLTQEEMQRMSTKVLLATLSIPITPERTDIARLLDMDGIIVEKHRRLATLLGLQSPPTRQSLINDMVRFNLLQYVVPEVKELYNWLEVDFHPLKLSGRVTKVLNWVRDQAEKEADLQQYVPHLQSNTILRLLQQVAQIYQSIEFTRLASLVPFVDAFQLERSIVDAARHCDLQVRTDHTTRTLSFGSDLNYSTKEDSPVGPFLQKMPSEQIRNQLTAMSASLAKAIQVIKPASILQERDDQSQQAIAAYLKNARKDHQRILARRQTIEERKERLESLNIQREKEELEQREAEMQKVRKAEEERLRLEAKEREKERIMQEHEQIKKKTVRERLEQIKKTELGAKAFKDIDIEDLEELDPDFIMAKQVEQLEKEKKELQERLKNQEKKIDYFERAKRLEEIPPIKKAYEEQRVKDMELWELQEEERISNMKVEREKALEHKKRMSRMMEDKENFLSKITAARSFIYKEKLKAFEERLVEERKKRLEERRKQRKEERRNTYYRQKEEEEQRIHEEQLKKEREERERLEQEQREEEEREYQERLRKLEEQERKQRARQQEIEERERRREEERRGQTEEKPKDSGEKEEGVWRRRTEGESEWRRPGADKEGRDEDREEKESSFRRGEGSRRGGDDRAIRRGFDDDRGPRRGMDDDQGPRRGGDDDRGPRRGFDDDRGPRRGEDDRGPRRGFDDDRGPRRGFDDDRGPRRGFDDDRGPRRGGDDDRAGRRGFDDDRGPRRGFDDDRGPRRGMDDIRGPRRGADDDWGSRRDEDRGGRRGMDDGPRRGEDSKPWKPLGRPGGWREREKAREESWGPPRGDDEGDDADESERSSDRFRDRRPQRDDTWRRAAPDEGSSWRDSRRDDADREDRRDRDDRRERDDRRDRDDRRERVDRDRRDDREPRGPIRSQEEGNSWRRGGEDKREERDRERPKDRDEHDAEEEKGWRVDKENPRRIKNETDDDGWTTVRR; translated from the exons ATGCCGGCGTACTTTCAGAGGCCAGAGAATGCTCTGAAACGCGCGAACG AATTTCTTGAGGTCGGCAAGAAGCAGCCCGCCTTGGATGTTCTGTATGATgtcattaaaagcaaaaaacacCGAACATGGCAGAAGATCCACGAACCCATCATGCTCAAGTACCTGGAGCTCTGCGTGGATCTCCGGAAGAGTCACCTGGCCAAAGAGGGTCTCTACCAGTACAAGAACATTTGTCAGCAG GTGAACATTAAATCTCTGGAAGATGTAGTAAGAGCTTACCTTAAACTGGCAGAGGAGAAAACTGAGACAGCCAAGGAAGAATCTCAGCAGATGGTTCTGGACATTGAGGATCTGGACAACATTCAGACTCCTGAGAG TGTACTTCTAAGTGCTGTAAGTGGAGAGGACACTCAGGATCGTACTGACCGCCTGCTTCTCACTCCTTGGGTGAAGTTCTTGTGGGAGTCCTACCGCCAGTGCCTGGACCTGCTGCGAAACAACTCCAAAGTGGAGCGCTTGTACCATGACATCGCTCAGCAAG CGTTCAAGTTTTGCCTTCAGTACACCCGCAAAGCAGAGTTCCGCAAGCTTTGTGACAACTTGCGTATGCACTTGGGTCAGATCCAGCGCCACCACAACCAGAGCACCGCCATTAATCTCAACAACCCTGAAAGCCAGTCCATGCACCTGGAGACACGCCTGGTGCAGCTGGACAGTGCTATAAGCATGGAATTGTGGCAG GAAGCATTTAAGGCTGTGGAGGATATCCATGGcctcttctctctttccaaGAAGCCTCCCAAACCACAGCTCATGGCCAACTACTACAACAAGGTGTCTACAGTCTTCTGGAAATCTGGAAATGCTCTCTTCCATGCCTGCACCCTCCATCGCCTCTATCACCTTTCAAGAGAAATGCGCAAAAATCTGACCCAGGAGGAAATGCAGAG AATGTCCACCAAAGTCCTCCTTGCCACGCTGTCTATTCCCATCACCCCCGAGCGCACTGACATTGCTCGGCTGCTCGACATGGATGGCATCATTGTGGAAAAGCACCGCAGACTGGCCACCCTCCTGGGGCTGCAGTCTCCACCAACTCGACAAAGTCTAATTAATGACATG GTGAGGTTTAATTTGCTGCAGTATGTTGTTCCCGAAGTTAAAGAACTCTACAACTGGCTTGAAGTAGACTTTCACCCCCTGAAGTTGAGTGGAAGAGTGACCAAG GTGTTGAACTGGGTAAGAGATCAAGCTGAGAAGGAGGCTGATCTGCAGCAATATGTCCCTCACCTGCAGAGTAACACCATCTTAAGGCTCCTTCAGCAG GTTGCACAGATATATCAGAGTATTGAGTTCACCCGTCTGGCCTCTCTGGTTCCATTTGTGGATGCCTTCCAGCTGGAACGCTCCATTGTGGATGCTGCTCGGCACTGCGATTTGCAG GTCCGTACAGATCACACCACTCGCACTCTGAGCTTTGGGTCTGATTTGAACTACTCTACCAAAGAGGATTCCCCAGTTGGCCCTTTTCTACAGAAAATGCCCTCCGAGCAAATCAGGAACCAGCTGACTGCCATGTCTGCATCATTGGCCAAAGCTATCCAGGTCATCAAGCCTGCCTCCATCCTG CAAGAGCGTGATGACCAGAGCCAACAGGCTATTGCCGCCTACTTAAAAAATGCTCGCAAAGATCATCAACGGATTTTGGCTCGTAGACAGACCattgaagaaagaaaggagcGCCTGGAGAGCCTGAACATCCAGCGTGAGAAGGAGGAACTGGAGCAGCGAGAGGCTGAGATGCAAAAGGTTCGCAAGGCTGAGGAGGAGCGTCTGCGCTTGGAGGccaaggagagagaaaaagagcgCATCATGCAGGAACACGAGCAGATCAAGAAGAAGACAGTCCGTGAACGTTTGGAGCAAATTAAGAAGACTGAACTCGGAGCAAAAGCTTTCAAGGACATTGATATTGAG GACCTTGAGGAGCTTGATCCTGACTTCATTATGGCAAAGCAGGTGGAACAGCttgagaaggagaagaaggagcttCAAGAGCGTCTTAAAAACCAGGAGAAGAAG ATTGATTACTTTGAGAGAGCAAAACGTCTCGAAGAGATTCCGCCGATAAAGAAGGCCTACGAGGAGCAGCGCGTGAAGGACATGGAGCTGTGGGAGTtgcaggaagaagaaagg ATCAGCAATATGAAAGTTGAAAGAGAGAAAGCTCTTGAGCACAAGAAACGCATGTCCAGGATGatggaagacaaagaaaacttCTTATCCAAAATCACTGCCGCCCGTAGCTTCATCTACAAG GAAAAACTGAAAGCTTTTGAGGAGCGcttggtggaggagaggaagaagcgcttggaagaaaggaggaaacagCGCAAAGAGGAGCGACGCAACACTTACTACCgccagaaagaggaagaggagcagcgtATCCATGAGGAGCAGCTCAAGAAAG AGCGTGAGGAGCGTGAACGCCTTGAACAGGAGCagcgagaagaggaggagcgcgAGTATCAGGAGCGACTGCGTAaattggaggagcaggagcgaaAACAGCGTGCCCGCCAGCAAGAAATTGAAGAGCGAGAACGCCGGCgcgaggaagagaggagaggccaAACTGAAGAAAAACCCAAG GACTCTGGTGAAAAGGAAGAAGGAGTGTGGCGGAGGCGCACAGAGGGTGAATCGGAATGGCGGCGCCCCGGTGCTGACAAG GAAGGTCGTGATGAGGAccgagaggagaaagagagttCCTTCAGACGAGGCGAGGGATCTCGCAGGGGCGGAGATGATAGAGCTATCCGTCGTGGCTTTGATGACGACCGAGGTCCACGCCGCGGAATGGACGATGACCAGGGTCCACGCCGTGGGGGCGATGATGACCGAGGTCCCCGTAGAGGCTTTGATGATGATCGCGGCCCTAGGAGGGGTGAAGATGACCGTGGCCCCAGGCGTGGCTTTGACGACGATCGTGGCCCCAGGCGTGGCTTTGACGACGATCGTGGCCCCAGACGTGGCTTTGATGATGACCGTGGTCCCAGGAGAGGTGGAGATGACGACCGCGCCGGAAGACGTGGCTTTGATGACGATCGTGGTCCTAGACGTGGCTTTGATGATGACCGAGGTCCCCGTAGAGGAATGGATGACATAAGAGGTCCTAGGCGTGGGGCAGATGATGACTGGGGTTCCAGAAgagatgaggacagaggtggaagGAGAGGCATGGATGATGGACCGCGTCGTGGCGAGGACTCCAAACCCTGGAAGCCTCTGGGGAGACCTG GTGGTTGGCGTGAGCGAGAGAAGGCTCGTGAGGAGAGTTGGGGTCCTCCTCGTGGTGACGATGAAGGCGAcgatgctgatgagtccgaaAGATCCAGCGATCGCTTCAGAGACCGTCGTCCTCAAAG GGACGAcacctggaggagagcagcccCAGATGAGGGATCCTCGTGGCGAGATAGTCGAAGAGATGATGCTGACCGTGAAGACCGCCGCGATCGCGACGACCGGCGCGAGCGCGACGACCGGCGTGACCGTGACGACCGCCGCGAGCGTGTTGACAGAGACCGTAGGGATGACCGTGAACCTAGAGGTCCAATTAGAAGTCAGGAGGAAG GCAATTCCTGGCGTCGTGGAGGTGAAGACAAGAGGGAGGAACGGGACAGAGAGCGACCCAAGGACAGAGATGAACACgatgcagaggaagagaagggttGGCGTGTAGACAAAGAAAACCCTCGTCGCATCAAGAACGAAACAGACGACGATGGTTGGACCACTGTCCGCCGCTGA
- the dennd10 gene encoding DENN domain-containing protein 10, with protein sequence MHEVWNMAATETQLMSSVALIEKDMNGDTLWVWCYPSVGSDFRQVLLSKCCLTQDSRDFHTFVFGQYCRTWFYITTVEVQEPTALSKVTHFSVVITAKDFNPEKYAALNRVLGRMYIKHGSPVKMMEAYVSVLTKGLCQSDENGSFLIKDYDIRKAYLAGSIKDVVSQFGMETIILYTALMLKKRIVVHHPRVEALLEFTRVLPTLTWHRKDWSIVHPYVHLTDTEIEVLKKCPGYVAGFVDPEVSNRPDLFDVYVNLPERVIQVTQNAKEAMAMGKLHKDIGHLIMQSAEDPERSESQVIMDISVKTKEILTNLVGLADECEDSKITLEGLKRHHFPPVTENFLFHLAAAEQLLRI encoded by the exons ATGCATGAG GTATGGAATATGGCAGCAACAGAAACGCAGCTGATGTCAAGTGTCGCATTAATCG AGAAAGATATGAATGGAGACACCCTCTGGGTATGGTGCTATCCTTCTGTGGGCTCAGACTTCAGACAAGTTCTGCTCAGCAAGTGCTGTTTAACGCAAGACAGCCGGGATTtccacacatttgtgtttggtcAGTACTGTCGCACATGGTTCTACATCACCACGGTAGAAGTGCAAGAACCTACTGCGCTCTCTAAG GTTACTCATTTTTCAGTAGTTATCACAGCAAAAGATTTCAATCCTGAGAAGTATGCTGCTCTTAACAGAGTACTTGGCAG GATGTACATTAAACATGGTAGTCCAGTAAAAATGATGGAGGCTTATGTCAGTGTGCTCACCAAAGGACTTTGTCAGAGCGATGAAAATGGCTCATTTCTTATTAAGGACTACGATATCCGCAAAGCCTACTTGGCTGGTTCAATTAAAG ATGTGGTGTCACAGTTTGGTATGGAGACCATCATTCTTTATACTGCGCTTATGCTGAAGAAGAGGATCGTCGTCCACCACCCTCGGGTTGAGGCATTGTTGGAATTTACAAG AGTTCTACCCACCCTGACATGGCACCGGAAAGACTGGTCCATTGTGCACCCATATGTGCACCTGACTGATACAGAGATAGAAGTTCTGAAGAAATGCCCCG GTTATGTAGCAGGTTTTGTGGACCCCGAAGTGAGCAACAGACCTGACTTATTTGATGTCTATGTCAACCTGCCAGAGAGAGTCATCCAAGTAACCCAGAATGCCAAAG AGGCAATGGCCATGGGCAAATTACACAAAGACATCGGACACCTTATCATGCAGTCAGCAGAGGATCCTGAGAGGTCAGAGAGTCAGGTTATTATG GATATTTCTGTCAAGACAAAAGAGATCCTCACTAACTTGGTGGGTCTGGCTGACGAGTGTGAAGACTCCAAGATCACACTGGAGGGTTTAAAGCGGCACCATTTCCCTCCGGTAACAGAGaacttcctttttcatttggcagcagcagagcagctcctACGTATATga
- the prdx3 gene encoding thioredoxin-dependent peroxide reductase, mitochondrial, giving the protein MAATIGRLLRTSALVAAGGLKVTPACQRVASATARALTGPALQRACFSTNTSRWAPAVTQPAPAFKGTAVHNGEFKEMSLADFKGKYLVLFFYPLDFTFVCPTEIIAFSDKANEFHDVNCEVVGVSVDSHFTHLAWINTPRKTGGLGHIHIPLLSDLTKQISRDYGVLLEGPGIALRGLFVIDPSGVVKHMSINDLPVGRSVEETLRLVKAFQFVETHGEVCPASWTPESPTIKPTPEGSKEYFGKVN; this is encoded by the exons ATGGCAGCCACCATAGGCAGACTGCTCAGGACCTCT GCTCTGGTTGCAGCAGGAGGGCTGAAAGTCACACCAGCCTGTCAACGTGTAGCGTCGGCAACTGCAAGAGCCCTCACTGGTCCTGCATTGCAGAGAGCATGTTTCTCCACCA aCACTTCCAGATGGGCCCCTGCTGTAACCCAGCCTGCTCCTGCATTCAAGGGCACAGCTGTCCACAATGGGGAGTTCAAGGAGATGAGCCTTGCTGACTTCAAGGGCAAATATCTGGTCCTATTCTTCTACCCACTGGATTT CACCTTTGTGTGTCCCACAGAGATAATCGCGTTCAGTGATAAGGCCAATGAATTCCATGATGTCAACTGTGAGGTGGTGGGTGTGTCTGTGGACTCTCACTTCACACACCTGGCGTGGATCAACACACCACGGAAG ACTGGAGGTTTGGGCCACATTCACATCCCCCTGCTGTCAGACCTGACTAAGCAGATCTCTAGAGACTACGGCGTGCTGCTGGAGGGTCCAGGCATCGCCCTCAG GGGACTGTTTGTTATCGACCCCAGCGGCGTGGTGAAACACATGAGCATCAACGACCTGCCCGTGGGCCGGTCCGTAGAGGAGACCCTTCGCTTGGTGAAGGCATTCCAGTTCGTGGAAACCCACGGCGAGGTGTGTCCGGCTAGCTGGACTCCGGAGTCCCCGACG ATTAAACCAACTCCAGAAGGATCAAAAGAGTACTTTGGAAAGGTCAACTGA